The Limnospira fusiformis SAG 85.79 genomic interval GGTGTGGCACCAAGATACAGACCTTTCTGATATTGATGTGGTAGTCATTCCCGGCGGGTTTAGTTATGGTGATTATCTGCGCTGTGGTGCGATCGCCCGTTTTTCTCCCATTATTCGCGCTACTATTGACCATGTAAATGCTGGTAAATTCGCGATCGGTATCTGTAATGGTTTCCAAGTTTTAACCGAAGCCGGACTTTTACCTGGGGCTTTGGTTCGCAATCGGGATCTGCATTTTATTTGCGATCGCGTTCCCATCAGAGTTGTCAATAATAAAACTCCCTGGACTAGAAAATATCAACCTAATGAGGTGATTACTCTTCCTATTGCTCACGGTGAGGGTTGTTACTATGCCGACGAAAAAACTCTGGCACAATTAGAAGATAATAACCAGGTCGTGTTCCGCTATGAAGGCGATAACCCTAACGGTTCTCTCAATAATATTGCCGGAATTTGTAACCAATCCGGTACTGTGGTCGGTATGATGCCTCACCCCGAAAG includes:
- the purQ gene encoding phosphoribosylformylglycinamidine synthase subunit PurQ — its product is MKFGILVFPGSNCDRDVAWVTQGLLNKPTRMVWHQDTDLSDIDVVVIPGGFSYGDYLRCGAIARFSPIIRATIDHVNAGKFAIGICNGFQVLTEAGLLPGALVRNRDLHFICDRVPIRVVNNKTPWTRKYQPNEVITLPIAHGEGCYYADEKTLAQLEDNNQVVFRYEGDNPNGSLNNIAGICNQSGTVVGMMPHPERAADPMLGNTDGIKMFEAVLQQVVRARV